A single genomic interval of Flammeovirga agarivorans harbors:
- a CDS encoding glycoside hydrolase family 2 TIM barrel-domain containing protein, translating into MKNIKVLGIGLLCGLMSCSQQIPQQDYESLEEISFNDQWKFSRGKKADAMKKDFNDASWKSLDLPHDWAIEEPFDIAYNSRTGGLPVHGEAWYRKEFNVPSKMEGKKAFIHFEGVMNNAEVFINGKKIGERPYGYIGFELDMTQYLNFGEINTVAVKCAPEDLSARWYPGAGIYRDVWVEFKHPIHIAFDGTFIKTPVISEEKAELVIDIDVVNSLEKQSSIDIETIVQNQKGEKVGNITKSYKLDKNAQKTVSQTLTIEQPEIWSMENPHLYSAVTYIKQGDEVLDKYVSSFGVREIEFLAKEGFLLNGERIQLKGVCLHHDQGPLGAAVNRRAKERQLQIMKDMGVNAIRTSHNPPSKVLLELCDKMGLVVIDEAFDNWKIGKVENGYNKDWDKWSEIDLRAMIRRDRNHPSIIMWSIGNEILEQTKKDGWKEARRLARITKSEDTSRPVTAGFNYHPLAIVNKLAHEIDVVGFNYFPMRYEKILEEYPEWIVYGSETSSCTSSRGYYDLPVEPKVAEGSKQVTSYDLVGPPWAYPPDLEFDMLEKSPRILGEFMWTGFDYLGEPTPFGGKDNWTNGYWNGDWPSHSSYFGAADLCGFPKDRYFLYQSQWTKTPMVHVLPHWNWDGKEGEIIPIHAFTNAEEVELFVNGKSFGKKVKGVDLTPIKMTHRDWKKKGPMMSKYRLSWDVPFTPGKIEVVAYTDKKEVARKVIKTAGKPHHIVLEADRNLIASDGKDLSYVTVKVVDKDGNFCYTASNDIQFEVSGDGKIAGVGNGDATSVTPHKGKHMEVFNGLALAIIQGTKNASSPIKLTATAEGLASAETIISFQQSL; encoded by the coding sequence ATGAAAAATATAAAGGTATTAGGCATTGGTCTTCTATGCGGACTAATGTCTTGCTCTCAGCAAATTCCCCAACAGGATTATGAGAGTTTAGAGGAAATCAGCTTTAATGATCAATGGAAATTCTCTAGAGGTAAGAAAGCTGATGCAATGAAAAAAGACTTCAATGATGCGTCTTGGAAATCACTAGATCTCCCACATGATTGGGCCATCGAAGAACCTTTTGATATTGCCTATAACTCCCGTACAGGTGGTCTACCTGTGCATGGTGAAGCTTGGTATAGAAAGGAATTTAATGTTCCTTCAAAGATGGAAGGCAAAAAAGCTTTTATCCATTTTGAAGGAGTAATGAATAATGCCGAGGTATTTATTAATGGTAAAAAAATTGGAGAACGTCCTTATGGCTATATCGGCTTTGAATTAGACATGACCCAATATTTAAACTTTGGTGAAATAAATACAGTAGCAGTAAAATGTGCCCCTGAAGATCTTAGTGCTAGATGGTACCCTGGTGCGGGTATTTACAGAGATGTGTGGGTAGAATTTAAACACCCTATCCATATTGCTTTTGATGGTACATTCATCAAAACGCCTGTTATTTCAGAAGAGAAAGCAGAACTAGTGATTGATATTGATGTTGTCAATTCATTAGAAAAACAATCATCTATTGATATTGAAACCATCGTTCAGAATCAAAAAGGTGAGAAAGTGGGTAATATCACAAAATCCTATAAACTGGATAAAAATGCTCAAAAAACAGTTTCTCAAACATTAACTATTGAGCAACCAGAAATTTGGTCGATGGAAAACCCTCACCTTTACTCAGCAGTCACATATATCAAACAAGGAGATGAGGTTTTAGACAAATATGTGTCTTCATTTGGGGTAAGAGAAATTGAATTTTTAGCAAAGGAAGGTTTTTTACTCAATGGTGAAAGAATCCAACTTAAAGGGGTATGTCTTCATCATGATCAAGGTCCTTTAGGAGCTGCTGTAAATAGAAGAGCCAAAGAAAGGCAATTACAAATCATGAAAGACATGGGAGTAAATGCCATAAGAACTAGCCATAACCCTCCATCAAAAGTATTATTAGAACTTTGTGATAAAATGGGATTGGTTGTGATTGATGAAGCCTTTGATAATTGGAAAATCGGAAAGGTAGAAAACGGTTACAACAAAGATTGGGATAAGTGGAGTGAAATTGATCTTAGAGCAATGATCCGCAGAGACCGAAATCACCCTTCTATCATTATGTGGAGTATTGGAAATGAGATTCTAGAACAAACAAAAAAAGACGGTTGGAAAGAAGCCAGACGTTTAGCTAGAATTACAAAATCTGAAGATACTTCAAGACCTGTCACTGCAGGTTTTAACTACCATCCATTAGCGATTGTCAACAAGTTAGCACATGAGATTGATGTTGTAGGGTTTAACTACTTCCCTATGCGTTATGAAAAAATTCTTGAAGAATATCCTGAATGGATAGTTTATGGTTCAGAGACTTCTTCATGTACCAGTTCAAGAGGATACTATGACTTACCCGTCGAGCCTAAAGTTGCCGAAGGATCTAAACAAGTTACAAGTTATGATTTAGTAGGACCACCTTGGGCTTATCCTCCTGATTTGGAATTTGATATGTTAGAAAAAAGCCCCCGAATTTTGGGTGAGTTTATGTGGACCGGTTTCGATTATCTAGGAGAACCAACACCTTTTGGAGGAAAAGACAACTGGACCAATGGATATTGGAACGGAGATTGGCCTTCCCATTCGTCTTATTTTGGTGCAGCCGATTTATGTGGATTCCCTAAAGACAGGTATTTCTTGTACCAAAGTCAGTGGACTAAAACACCAATGGTACATGTTTTACCGCATTGGAACTGGGACGGTAAAGAAGGCGAAATTATACCAATACATGCTTTTACCAATGCTGAGGAAGTTGAGCTTTTCGTTAACGGAAAATCTTTCGGTAAAAAAGTGAAAGGCGTAGACCTTACTCCTATCAAAATGACGCATAGAGATTGGAAGAAGAAAGGACCTATGATGTCTAAATATAGATTAAGTTGGGACGTTCCATTTACGCCAGGTAAAATCGAAGTGGTAGCCTATACTGATAAAAAAGAGGTGGCTAGAAAAGTCATTAAGACTGCAGGAAAACCACATCATATTGTGCTTGAAGCAGACCGTAATTTAATTGCTTCAGACGGTAAAGATTTATCTTATGTTACTGTTAAAGTAGTAGATAAAGACGGTAACTTCTGTTACACCGCTTCAAATGATATTCAGTTCGAAGTATCAGGTGATGGTAAAATTGCAGGTGTTGGCAATGGAGATGCCACATCAGTTACTCCACACAAAGGAAAACATATGGAAGTATTTAATGGCTTGGCATTAGCAATAATCCAGGGAACAAAAAATGCTTCTTCACCAATAAAATTAACAGCAACAGCAGAAGGTTTAGCCTCTGCAGAAACTATTATTTCATTTCAACAAAGTCTTTAA
- a CDS encoding sulfatase-like hydrolase/transferase: MLKYILINVLLFAFINSMVAQNKTTDQRPNIIFILTDDQPYDYLSVTGNKVITTPNIDRLANEGTLFTNAHITSPICMPSRVSMLMSQFERKHGVNFNSATALSEEAWQNSYPMVMRDAGYFTAYIGKNHTPLGKNGYKSMVMENSFDYFYGGHRHLGFYPKDRHKIFRGAKKDTQIEIVEEAAFDVLDNNDFRIEQAFKVMEGRPTDQPFLINLCFNLPHGASTSSMQQRESDDELYKSFLRDQEIPLPENYIAKKDIKTPKLPSDLLRVEDRQNIYDHVDTPEMTKERLIRQYQAMKGIDRLVGHLQEKLKELKLDKNTIIVFSSDHGLLMGQYGLGGKALLYEYCTRVSTIIYDPTIPKKKRVPHTDALVQSIDIAPTLLAKAGINIPEVYQGKDLSPLLVNKEAEVRPYLFTENLWSTQFGNPRCEAVQDKEWKYIRYYKNENFSASKRIQYAKAMDINVNSVLYSMTDKEIPIYRSFVEGPLNGEIPVYEELYHLSTDPNELHNLAEDSFYKEKLQSLRKVWENEIKNARGEGQPLVERFTVESSFEFQKNPSKLIHD; this comes from the coding sequence ATGCTGAAATATATACTTATCAATGTTTTATTATTTGCTTTCATCAATAGTATGGTAGCTCAAAATAAAACAACAGATCAACGTCCAAATATTATTTTTATTCTTACTGACGATCAACCTTATGATTACTTGAGCGTTACGGGAAATAAAGTGATTACCACTCCAAATATTGATAGACTGGCGAATGAAGGGACATTATTTACTAATGCACATATTACAAGCCCTATTTGTATGCCTAGTAGAGTATCGATGTTGATGTCTCAGTTCGAAAGAAAACATGGTGTAAACTTTAATTCTGCCACCGCTTTATCTGAAGAGGCATGGCAAAACTCCTACCCGATGGTCATGAGAGATGCCGGTTATTTCACCGCTTATATAGGAAAAAACCATACTCCTCTTGGAAAAAATGGCTACAAGTCTATGGTGATGGAAAACTCCTTTGACTACTTCTATGGTGGACATCGTCATTTAGGTTTCTATCCAAAGGATCGTCATAAGATCTTTAGAGGGGCTAAAAAAGATACTCAAATTGAAATTGTAGAAGAAGCGGCCTTTGATGTATTAGACAATAATGATTTCAGAATTGAGCAAGCCTTTAAGGTCATGGAAGGAAGACCAACAGATCAACCTTTCTTGATCAATCTTTGCTTCAACTTACCACATGGAGCAAGTACGTCTAGCATGCAACAAAGAGAGAGTGATGATGAATTATATAAAAGTTTTTTACGAGATCAGGAGATTCCGTTACCAGAGAACTATATAGCAAAAAAGGACATCAAAACTCCTAAGCTACCTTCTGATTTACTAAGAGTAGAAGACCGACAAAATATTTATGATCATGTAGATACTCCTGAAATGACAAAGGAGCGATTGATTCGACAGTACCAAGCAATGAAGGGTATTGATCGTTTAGTTGGTCACCTTCAAGAAAAATTAAAAGAACTGAAGTTAGATAAAAATACCATTATCGTTTTCTCATCTGATCATGGTTTATTAATGGGACAATATGGATTGGGAGGAAAAGCTTTATTGTATGAGTATTGTACTAGAGTTTCAACTATTATATACGATCCAACAATTCCAAAAAAGAAAAGAGTTCCACACACTGATGCTTTGGTACAAAGTATAGATATCGCCCCTACTCTTTTAGCAAAGGCGGGAATTAACATCCCAGAAGTATATCAAGGTAAAGATTTATCACCGCTTTTAGTCAATAAAGAGGCAGAAGTAAGACCTTATTTATTTACCGAAAATTTATGGTCTACTCAATTTGGTAACCCAAGATGTGAGGCCGTTCAAGACAAAGAGTGGAAATATATTCGTTATTACAAAAACGAAAACTTTTCTGCTAGCAAAAGGATTCAATACGCAAAAGCAATGGACATTAATGTCAACAGTGTGCTTTATTCTATGACAGACAAAGAGATACCTATTTACAGAAGTTTTGTCGAAGGGCCATTAAACGGTGAAATTCCTGTGTATGAAGAACTTTATCATCTAAGCACTGACCCCAATGAGTTACATAACCTTGCAGAGGATAGCTTCTACAAAGAAAAGCTTCAATCATTAAGAAAGGTATGGGAGAATGAAATTAAAAATGCGAGAGGCGAAGGGCAACCATTAGTGGAACGTTTTACGGTGGAATCTAGTTTTGAATTTCAAAAAAATCCTTCAAAGCTAATCCATGATTAA
- a CDS encoding arylsulfatase produces MRYFIIFLFSTLYVTAFNYAQQPNVILIVTDDQGYGDLGAHGNKEIHTPNIDHLYGESVHLTNFHVSPTCAPTRAAIMTGKYANSVGVWHTVMGRSLLYENEVTMADIFSHNNYKTAMFGKWHLGDNYPFSPRFRGFQEVLTHGGGGVGQTPDYWNNDYQDDVYLRNGEEEKVKGYCTDVWFRNALSFIETNKDQPFFCYISTNAPHGPLNVPTQYSKPYLEQGVPKGRAEFYGMISNIDDNLGVLRDKLTEWGIADNTILIFMTDNGTAYGAKFKDGLLASGYNAGMRGTKGSAYEGGHRVPCFFYWKDGQLSKIKDVNTLTAHIDLLPTLVKMCGLTLPNKVKFDGTDLTEVLSNNKDIERILVGDSQRIEFPEKWRNSYTMKGNWRLVNNEELYNVSSDPGQAKNVIKVFPEIAQELRKGYEKNWKKQYKCFDQFPYIKLGTEYENPSTLTAHDWHVAEERMIPWNQKLIRKGGNGNGEWRVNFTQTGKYKISIQRYPKEANLPINASAEVYHSEFKNYVLPAGKVFQITKGHLRVGDQVWEENISSENSKSITFEVNIPEGETTLSATLVEKNKNEVGAYYVYVEKL; encoded by the coding sequence ATGAGATATTTTATCATCTTCCTTTTTTCAACTTTATACGTTACCGCATTTAATTATGCACAACAGCCAAATGTGATACTTATTGTCACTGATGATCAAGGGTACGGAGATTTAGGTGCACATGGAAATAAAGAAATTCATACACCTAACATTGATCATCTATATGGTGAAAGTGTTCACTTAACTAATTTCCATGTTAGTCCTACATGTGCCCCTACCCGAGCGGCTATTATGACAGGGAAGTATGCTAATAGTGTTGGTGTTTGGCATACTGTAATGGGAAGATCTTTATTGTATGAAAATGAAGTAACGATGGCAGATATTTTCAGCCATAATAACTATAAAACAGCCATGTTTGGTAAATGGCACCTAGGAGATAACTATCCGTTTTCACCAAGGTTTAGAGGTTTTCAAGAGGTACTTACTCATGGAGGCGGTGGTGTAGGTCAAACTCCTGATTATTGGAACAATGATTATCAGGATGATGTCTACTTAAGAAATGGAGAAGAAGAAAAAGTAAAAGGTTATTGTACTGATGTGTGGTTTCGCAATGCCTTATCTTTTATTGAAACAAATAAAGATCAGCCGTTCTTTTGCTACATTTCTACCAACGCTCCTCATGGACCTTTAAATGTGCCTACACAATACTCCAAACCCTATTTAGAACAAGGTGTTCCAAAAGGTAGAGCTGAATTTTATGGGATGATTTCTAACATCGATGATAATCTCGGTGTCTTAAGAGATAAACTCACAGAATGGGGTATTGCTGATAATACTATCTTAATTTTTATGACCGATAACGGTACCGCTTATGGTGCCAAGTTTAAAGATGGTTTACTGGCGAGTGGATACAATGCCGGTATGAGAGGAACAAAAGGTAGTGCCTATGAAGGTGGGCATCGAGTTCCTTGCTTCTTCTACTGGAAAGATGGTCAACTATCAAAAATTAAAGATGTCAATACTCTAACTGCACATATCGACTTATTACCCACTTTAGTAAAAATGTGTGGACTAACATTACCTAATAAAGTAAAGTTTGATGGTACAGATTTAACAGAGGTATTATCTAACAATAAGGATATTGAAAGAATACTAGTTGGAGACTCTCAACGTATTGAATTCCCAGAAAAATGGAGAAATTCTTACACCATGAAAGGCAACTGGAGGTTAGTCAACAATGAAGAACTGTATAATGTATCTTCTGATCCTGGGCAGGCTAAAAATGTAATTAAAGTATTTCCAGAAATCGCTCAGGAACTAAGAAAAGGCTACGAGAAGAACTGGAAAAAACAATACAAATGTTTCGATCAATTCCCTTATATCAAACTGGGTACAGAATATGAAAATCCATCTACATTAACTGCCCATGATTGGCATGTAGCTGAGGAACGTATGATCCCTTGGAATCAGAAATTAATCCGAAAAGGTGGAAATGGAAATGGAGAATGGAGAGTTAATTTCACTCAAACAGGAAAATACAAAATCTCAATCCAACGCTATCCTAAAGAGGCCAACTTACCTATCAATGCCTCTGCAGAAGTATATCATAGTGAATTCAAAAATTATGTACTACCCGCAGGAAAAGTGTTCCAAATAACGAAAGGACATTTAAGAGTTGGTGATCAAGTTTGGGAAGAAAACATTTCTTCAGAAAATTCTAAAAGTATCACTTTTGAAGTCAATATACCGGAAGGGGAAACCACATTAAGTGCCACTTTAGTCGAGAAGAATAAAAATGAAGTGGGTGCATACTATGTGTATGTGGAGAAACTATAA
- a CDS encoding glycoside hydrolase family 2 TIM barrel-domain containing protein — protein sequence MKLIKSIKGMLIFVSILLTNGLIAQTTTQLQKARVKLDINEQWTFYRGELNEQEVTSTTFDDSKWEVVNVPHSMKLSSNELDNSTDTSYQRTFHRYIGWYRKELKVQANASQKVYLEFEGAHQHTKLWVNGKYVGEDMVSGFTPFHFDVTDFFHKDGKANTIVLSVDNRLNPNIPPDGDRRDYILYSGLYRDVYLVVKNPLHLTFDWEDKYAGVYITTPSVAKNNATVSIRSTVRNEQKSAVSTTVVQRIIDQDGYVIAKMTSEKEVGPNTEYTFNQTAGITENLHSWSIDDPYLYRVQTIVYQNDQVMDMVENPLGIRKFDFIDGEGFLLNGENIELIGVNKHQQYPFVGDAVANSLHRKDAEQFKEAGYNVVRLAHYPHDNSFVEACDELGILLIEEAPSWIHFVEGEWFDNLEEATRIMIRNHRNHPSILMWSGGLNHRGPVERLHYACKEEDPTRMTGSNGAPWTGPVHSGICDIYTPMDYQNTPVTEDDFSFLCEHGSSKDALTNQFEVSKSRASANRFGVALWTAHDYFSFQKDWGMQPRRPFSIYRVPNPVNYWYKSELTKTPMVYIADERASTDTKIVVFSNCDEVELYNNGQLVAKQKPDSDPNRSFCNSPSYTFTLNSEKGDLKAKGLIRGVEVADYTLNKYGKAYQLKLEIEEQNKTMVASGSDMRMVRAYILDKDGNHVIGDQSLVSFKIEGEGILVGDAEIGANPNKAYWGTASIVLKSTLTAGNFKITAKAKGLKSSTIEGKTLPYNRDIRQQNIAEVYDFPIVKVDMGGDDQLLQFDWYRWDGTNSSTFTLKDYDNAEVTVSSKQENQWTTAFGLLGNQPYLAMDGVIVDGKDELSITFKNLPKGTYDLKTYHHSIKVLAKVKGNAILEKKLNTYQINVEDALGKRIAVPAIEPTSGTKLRNLFPAKANYSITSDGKSEIKVIIKNYAQDIPVVLNGFEITKKNKTQITKQTL from the coding sequence ATGAAACTAATAAAATCAATTAAAGGGATGCTAATTTTCGTTAGCATCCTTTTAACTAACGGGCTTATTGCACAAACAACTACACAACTACAAAAAGCAAGAGTTAAGTTAGATATTAACGAACAATGGACCTTCTATAGAGGTGAATTAAATGAACAAGAGGTAACGTCTACTACTTTTGATGACTCAAAATGGGAAGTAGTAAATGTACCACACAGTATGAAATTATCTTCCAATGAGCTCGATAATTCTACAGATACTTCTTACCAACGCACTTTCCATCGCTATATTGGGTGGTACAGAAAAGAACTAAAAGTACAAGCGAATGCTAGCCAAAAAGTATACCTTGAATTTGAAGGTGCACATCAACATACAAAACTTTGGGTGAATGGTAAATATGTAGGAGAAGATATGGTAAGTGGCTTCACTCCTTTTCATTTCGATGTGACTGATTTTTTCCATAAAGACGGCAAAGCAAATACTATCGTTTTAAGTGTAGATAACCGCTTAAATCCAAATATTCCTCCTGATGGAGATAGAAGAGATTACATTCTTTATAGTGGTTTATATCGTGATGTATATCTAGTAGTAAAAAACCCTTTGCATCTTACTTTCGATTGGGAAGATAAGTATGCAGGTGTATACATCACAACGCCATCAGTAGCTAAAAACAACGCTACAGTAAGTATTCGCTCTACAGTTAGAAATGAACAAAAATCAGCGGTATCTACAACGGTTGTTCAAAGAATTATTGACCAGGATGGGTATGTAATTGCTAAGATGACTTCAGAAAAAGAAGTTGGCCCTAACACTGAGTATACATTTAATCAGACCGCCGGTATTACTGAAAATTTACACAGCTGGTCTATTGACGACCCTTATTTATATAGAGTACAAACCATCGTTTATCAAAATGATCAAGTAATGGATATGGTGGAAAACCCACTTGGCATCAGAAAGTTTGATTTTATAGATGGCGAAGGTTTCTTATTAAATGGTGAAAATATTGAATTGATTGGTGTCAACAAACATCAGCAATACCCTTTTGTTGGAGATGCAGTAGCCAACAGTTTACACAGAAAAGATGCTGAACAATTTAAAGAGGCAGGGTATAATGTTGTCCGTTTAGCACATTACCCTCATGATAATTCTTTTGTTGAAGCTTGTGATGAATTAGGAATCTTACTGATCGAAGAAGCTCCATCTTGGATTCACTTTGTTGAAGGAGAATGGTTCGACAATCTCGAAGAAGCTACAAGAATTATGATTCGTAACCATAGAAACCACCCTTCGATATTAATGTGGAGTGGCGGATTAAACCATAGAGGTCCAGTAGAAAGGTTACACTATGCATGTAAGGAAGAAGATCCTACGCGTATGACTGGATCCAATGGTGCTCCATGGACAGGCCCTGTTCATTCTGGAATTTGTGATATCTATACTCCTATGGATTACCAAAATACTCCTGTTACAGAAGATGATTTCTCATTCTTATGTGAGCATGGCTCATCAAAGGATGCATTAACGAATCAGTTTGAGGTATCTAAATCGAGAGCTTCTGCCAATCGATTTGGTGTTGCTTTATGGACAGCTCATGATTATTTCTCTTTCCAAAAAGATTGGGGAATGCAACCAAGAAGACCTTTCTCTATTTACAGAGTTCCTAACCCTGTAAACTATTGGTATAAGTCTGAATTAACGAAAACACCAATGGTGTATATTGCAGATGAGAGAGCATCAACGGATACAAAAATTGTTGTATTCAGTAACTGCGATGAAGTAGAGCTATATAATAATGGTCAGTTAGTCGCAAAACAAAAACCCGACAGTGATCCAAACAGAAGCTTCTGTAACTCTCCTTCTTATACATTTACTTTAAATAGCGAGAAAGGTGATTTAAAAGCAAAAGGACTAATTAGAGGTGTAGAAGTAGCCGATTATACCCTAAACAAATATGGTAAAGCTTATCAGCTAAAATTAGAAATTGAAGAACAAAATAAAACGATGGTAGCCAGTGGTTCAGATATGAGAATGGTGAGAGCCTATATCTTAGATAAAGACGGTAACCATGTCATCGGTGATCAATCGTTGGTTTCATTTAAAATTGAGGGTGAAGGAATTTTAGTTGGGGATGCTGAAATTGGTGCCAACCCAAATAAAGCATATTGGGGTACTGCCTCTATTGTATTAAAGTCAACGCTTACGGCAGGAAACTTTAAAATTACAGCTAAAGCAAAAGGATTAAAATCTTCTACTATTGAAGGAAAAACGCTTCCTTACAATAGAGATATCCGTCAGCAGAATATCGCTGAGGTTTATGACTTCCCTATCGTAAAAGTAGATATGGGTGGTGATGATCAATTACTACAATTTGACTGGTACCGTTGGGATGGAACTAACTCTTCTACATTTACACTAAAAGATTATGATAACGCAGAAGTTACTGTATCATCAAAACAAGAAAATCAATGGACAACCGCTTTCGGTTTACTTGGTAACCAACCTTACCTAGCTATGGATGGTGTTATTGTAGATGGCAAAGATGAACTTAGCATCACTTTCAAGAACTTACCAAAAGGTACTTATGATCTTAAAACATATCATCACTCAATAAAGGTTTTAGCAAAAGTAAAAGGAAATGCTATTCTTGAAAAGAAACTCAATACGTATCAAATTAATGTTGAAGACGCATTAGGAAAACGAATTGCAGTTCCTGCGATAGAACCAACAAGTGGCACAAAATTAAGAAACCTTTTCCCAGCCAAAGCAAATTATTCTATCACTTCAGATGGTAAATCAGAAATTAAGGTAATCATTAAAAACTATGCACAGGATATTCCTGTGGTATTAAATGGTTTTGAGATTACCAAGAAGAATAAAACACAAATCACAAAACAAACGTTGTAA
- a CDS encoding glycoside hydrolase family 3 C-terminal domain-containing protein has protein sequence MKTLLLTLMTLCLFTLNFRAQAQEEFIWLDPYRDTDDRIDALLKAMTLEEKASQLIDVSEAIPRLEVPKYCWWNESLHGVARNGRATVFPQAIGMAATFDKELIHDIATAIGAEARAKFLVAMEMDNRSKYAGLTFWSPNVNIFRDPRWGRGQETYGEDPYLSGQMGLNFVQGLQGDHEKYLQAAACAKHYAVHSGPEEDRHVFDAVPNQRDFRETYLPAFKTLVKEGDVEAVMGAYNRVFGDPACGSELLLDDILRKEWGFDGHVVSDCGAIEDFYAHHKVYPSGVEATAAAIKAGTDLNCGKVYKQNIVAAVNQGLITEKEVDDRMRNLLATRFKLGLFDPAELNPYNKVSPDTVECETHRNLAYNAALKSVVLLKNDNHALPLKKDIKTLYVVGPNANNSEVLLGNYFGVSGHMTNILEGIVSKVSLGTSINYKQGILLDRPNNNPIDWSTGEAASADACIAVMGISGLIEGEEGEAIASSSKGDRNNMKLPENQIAYLKKIKSKSKNPLIVIITGGSPINLTEVAEVADAILFAWYPGQEGGDAIGDLIFGNASPSGKLPITFPKSVDQLPAYDDYTMAGRTYRYMDVDPMYPFGYGLSYTSFSYDDIILSKSSIKAKEDLKVTVKITNTGQHTAEDVVQLYLSEYKVKFDAPNHSLKGFQRIKLAPGESKEVSFHISQEERQIFDDQGKAVDPKGKLNITIGNASPMKRSNELGANLKTTTVKIL, from the coding sequence ATGAAAACTCTATTACTTACTCTAATGACCTTATGTTTGTTCACTCTAAATTTTAGAGCACAAGCACAAGAAGAATTTATCTGGTTGGATCCTTATCGCGACACAGATGATCGTATTGATGCACTCCTAAAAGCAATGACTTTAGAAGAAAAAGCCTCTCAATTAATCGATGTAAGTGAAGCTATTCCTAGACTGGAAGTACCAAAATATTGTTGGTGGAATGAGAGTTTACATGGTGTTGCCAGAAATGGTAGAGCAACCGTATTCCCTCAGGCGATTGGTATGGCTGCGACTTTCGATAAGGAACTTATTCATGATATCGCCACTGCTATCGGTGCAGAAGCTAGAGCAAAGTTTTTGGTGGCAATGGAAATGGACAATAGAAGTAAGTATGCTGGGTTAACGTTCTGGTCACCAAATGTCAATATATTTAGAGATCCAAGATGGGGTCGTGGTCAGGAGACTTATGGTGAAGATCCTTACCTATCTGGACAAATGGGGTTAAACTTTGTACAAGGTTTACAAGGTGACCATGAGAAGTACTTGCAAGCGGCAGCTTGTGCAAAACATTATGCTGTACATTCAGGCCCTGAAGAAGATCGCCATGTTTTTGATGCCGTACCAAATCAAAGAGATTTTAGAGAAACATATCTACCTGCTTTCAAAACTTTGGTAAAAGAAGGTGATGTAGAAGCAGTAATGGGTGCATATAATAGAGTTTTTGGAGACCCTGCATGTGGTAGTGAATTATTATTAGATGATATTTTAAGAAAAGAATGGGGTTTTGATGGACATGTAGTTTCTGATTGCGGAGCTATTGAAGATTTTTATGCTCATCATAAAGTTTATCCATCGGGTGTTGAAGCCACAGCAGCAGCTATCAAAGCTGGAACTGATCTAAACTGTGGTAAAGTATATAAACAAAATATTGTGGCTGCAGTAAACCAAGGTTTAATTACGGAAAAAGAAGTAGATGATAGAATGCGTAATCTTCTTGCTACTCGATTCAAACTAGGCCTATTCGATCCAGCAGAGCTGAACCCTTACAATAAAGTTTCTCCGGATACTGTAGAATGTGAGACTCATAGAAATCTAGCCTATAATGCTGCTTTAAAGTCTGTAGTGTTATTAAAAAATGACAATCATGCACTACCACTTAAGAAAGACATTAAAACATTATATGTTGTTGGTCCTAATGCCAATAATAGTGAAGTATTATTAGGTAATTACTTCGGTGTGAGTGGACATATGACAAACATCTTAGAAGGTATCGTCAGCAAAGTAAGCCTTGGTACAAGTATCAATTACAAACAAGGTATTTTACTAGACCGTCCAAATAATAACCCTATCGATTGGTCGACGGGTGAAGCAGCTAGTGCTGATGCTTGTATTGCTGTAATGGGTATTTCTGGGCTGATTGAAGGAGAAGAAGGAGAAGCTATTGCTTCATCCTCAAAGGGAGATAGAAACAACATGAAGCTACCAGAAAATCAAATTGCTTACCTAAAGAAAATTAAATCGAAGTCTAAGAATCCTTTGATTGTTATTATCACAGGAGGTAGCCCTATCAATTTAACAGAGGTAGCAGAGGTAGCCGATGCCATTTTATTTGCTTGGTACCCTGGACAAGAAGGCGGAGATGCCATAGGTGACTTGATCTTTGGTAATGCCTCACCTTCAGGAAAATTACCAATCACTTTCCCTAAGTCTGTTGACCAACTTCCAGCATATGATGATTACACTATGGCAGGAAGAACTTACAGATATATGGATGTAGATCCTATGTATCCATTTGGTTACGGTCTTTCTTATACCTCTTTCTCTTACGATGATATCATACTATCAAAATCTTCAATAAAAGCAAAAGAAGACTTGAAAGTAACTGTAAAAATCACAAACACAGGTCAACATACAGCAGAGGATGTAGTACAATTATATTTATCGGAATACAAAGTAAAATTTGATGCTCCAAACCATTCACTGAAAGGGTTCCAGAGAATAAAATTAGCTCCGGGAGAATCTAAAGAAGTGTCATTCCATATCTCACAAGAAGAGCGACAAATTTTTGATGATCAAGGGAAAGCTGTAGATCCAAAAGGGAAGTTAAATATTACGATAGGTAATGCTTCACCAATGAAAAGAAGCAATGAACTAGGCGCCAACTTAAAAACTACAACAGTCAAAATCCTATAG